TTAGCCAATCATCTTTTCACTTCTCTGCATTAATTATTATATCATAATAGCAAGTATTTATAATGCTTAATCGTGATTTTCGATGGCAAAATGAACCATTATTGGGCGATAATTCAGACAGTCATTAATACAAGTAAAATGTTCAAAATTCCACTACTTTTGTCAAACTTGTCCGTTTTTTTAGCCAAAATTTGACTGTTTAAATTGTTCAAAAAAATTCTATTGACTATTCCAACTGCTTTAAGTTAGAATAAATTTACAACATAAAATAAAAAAAGGCGCCCTGCCAGAAGACGGTAATCTTCCAAACAGAGCCCTGTATTATCAGCGTAAACTAATAATACAAGTTGCCTCGTCAATAATTTCTTACTGACTATCTTTATTGTACTAAAAGTAAAAATGGATTTCCATTCTTTTTTGCTTACTCAATAATAATAGTGAATGGTTATTTAACGAACGCTTCATGGTATTAGTAGCTGACTAATATCATTTTTTTGTGTTTAACATCAGGTAATTATAACATATTTGCTAAAACAAAATATCTGATTGAGCATAATTCATATACAATAGTAATATCAAAGCGTTCCAAAATAGCTACTAAGCCCAAGGTTAATGGCAACGATAGTAACAAAAATGATTGCTATAGAAGATTGTTTCATAGTAAATAAGCAGCATGCTACAATTCCAAAGAGCAAACATTTTAATATCACGAGCCATAATCCCTCAAGGCGATAGTTTGAAGATGGTGCGCACCAAATACTCCAAATAATAATCATCAATATTGGTGCTAGTAAAACAACTGTAACACGAATAATTTTACTAGACTGAAGAGTGAACCCCCAATATCCTAAAATAAATATAGCAGCTACTTCTATTAGAAAAGCAATTGCTATATTAGTATATTTAATTAAATACATTACGTTCTCCTTTTTTGATTATGTATTTCATCATTAGAAACTACAAGAACAATATTATACAGCTAAGCACAAAAGCCACAAGACTAAATGGTGTCATTATTTTACGTTATTTCTTACTTTTAGTTAATAACCCATTAGAAAAAATGGCGAAGAAAAGGAATACAGTCGTTAAGATAATTAAGCTTCTGTCAAATCGATTAAATACCTGGATATAAATTAATTGACTATAGTTAAGATAACTAATACCGACAATCGTCCAGATAACCAAAAATATAAAGCTGATAATTCTCATTTTGAATGGTAGCACAATATTTTTTCCACCTAGTACATATTCACCAAAAGGAAAACCAAATATTAATAGTAGATGAAGCAAAGCATTGAGAAAAAAACTGATTGCAATTATTATACTAAGTACTTCTATCATCGTATTCTCCTTCATTATTAACTAGTTTGAGTATATAATATTAAGATGGATAGCACAATTACGCACAAAAAAGTAAGTACCCATTGGAGGTTGAGATTTGAAATCAGAAAAAGAAAATAGATGCACTGTTGAAGATTATGGTTTTAAAAATATAGAAAAATTATTAACCATGATAGGTGGTAAATGGAAAATACAAATTATTTATCACTTGAGCGGAAATCCTAACATTAGATATGGACAGCTGAAAAGAAAAATTCCTGAGGTTAGCCATAAGACATTATCAGCCCAACTTAAACACCTAGAGAAGGACAGGCTAATTTCAAGAATAGAATACAATGAAAATGTGCCTAGAGTAGAATATTTACTTACAGGTCTCGGAAGAAGTCTTCTGCCTGTTTATGAAGTATTTGGAAATTGGTGTGAGGAAAATAGAGATGTTTTTGAAATAATACGAAAATAAAAAGATAGCCTTCTTATCCCGGGAGGCTATCTTTCTTGTAAAAGCTCATTTTCACCAAGTTTAAATTTTTATTATTAAAAGTTGTTTTATGGAAGTTGCTTATTAGAGCGAAAAACAAAATAAAAAGGCACTCTGCTAAAGGACGGACATACTCATACAGAGCCTCATATTATCAGCGTAAACTAATAATATAAGTTGCCCTAGTCAATATTTTCATATCGACTCTTTCATTTTACTCAATTTTTGTAAGAAATACTAGTACTTTTTACAGATTTGAGTGGGTTGAAGCAGTTGGTGGTTATTTATTGCACTTTTGCACGGTATTAGTTTAGTCGCTAATGCCGTATTTTTTCGCTCTTTTTATAACTAGCAAGTACTTTGTTCTCCTTTATAAATACGTTTTTTGCGTATTTACATTCTACCAATTGTGCTTGCTAGTTGATGGGTTTAGAGTCGAATCCTACCAGCTAGTTGTCATTCATTCAAACAGGCAGCCCAGTCAATGCGTACAAAAACCGAGCAATATGTCTCTACATTTTCATTCATTTGAATAGCAACTATCGTATTCGATTTTGAATTCATCATTATTAACAATGATCCATATGGCGGATATAGGGTCGTTGTGTAAAAAATCCGCAGGCCTGCAGAACCTGCGGATTTCAAATAGCTGTTTATCGTTCAGAAACTTCCAACCATTTTTCTACTATCACATGATAAACAGCTGTTTGTTTTTTCTTGTTCATAAAATAAATAACGTTTTAGTCTCTGTGATATATAAGCACTAAAAATGTTACTTTAATCATCGCTTCAAGTTTCTGATTTCTCCTCCTATACTCTTAATAAATTTTGTTATTCTTCAATTTTCTTCTGAAGTAATATCCACATACTAGAAGAACAAGTGCAAAGCCAATGAGCCTTATTGCATTCTTCTGAGCTTCTCCTGTTTTAGGATAAGTACTACGTTCTTTTTTAGTTTGATCTGTTATTCCATAGCTTTTAACTGAAGAGTTTATCCCACCTTGAACAGCTGACGGATTCCCTGATGATGTTCCCGTTTGTTGTAATTGCTCCGAGCTGTTGCTTCCATCAGATTGCTTAGTACTACCCGATGTCTCTGTCGACGACTTATCTGGTTGAGTATTTTCTGTAGAATCTGTTGGTTCTTCTGGTTTTGGAAATGATATAACTGCTTTGACGATCTCGCTCTCATTCCCAGCATCATCGTAGCTTTGAGCCCAGATTTCGGTTGCTTTTGCTTGCTCAAATGGCACTGTATACGATTGATAACTGACGCCTTTATCCAGACTATAACGAAGATGGGTATAACGATTTTGTTCTTCTGTCAATTCTTTGTCATACGTAATTGTAACTTGTACAGGAAGTGTCGCGTTCTGACTCCGCGTTTTAGCATTAATGGTTATAATCGGTTTCGCCGCAATACTACTTTGAATATTATTTACTTCATAAGTTGTTATGTCGGACTTGTTGCCATACTGGTCTACTGCATAAAAGTATACTTTTTGATTTGTTACAACAGCTATTTCATCTGTATAACGCTCATAACGTTCAGTATCAAAACTATAATAGATTGTGGTCTTCGGTTCGGCAGTAGCTTTTAGTTTAACGGATTGATTTGTTACAGTTTGATTATTTGCCGTGACAATAGGTACTTTTGGTGCTTGATTGCTATAAAAGACTGAAACAGCTTTACTTGTTGTATTTCCAATACTATCTGTTAATCCAACTTGTAGGTGATTCTCTCCCTCTGTTACAGGGACTTCATAATCAAATGCAGCTGCTGGTTTACCCTCAAAAAATTTCTCATCAAACGTATTGTAATTGACATCCGAATAAATGTTTTCATTGTTTACAAAGAGTTTGTACCCTGAAAAATTATCTGAAATTGAGCCTTTTAAATGAAACGGATTTTCATTCGTATAGACTGAATAGTTCCCTTTTTCATCTATTGTCAAGTTATCCATCTGCAAGGTTGGCAAAACTGTATCAACGACCACATAGTATCCTTCATTGACAAAAGGATTTCCATTATTTTTTTGGTCTGATTGGACATAAAAGGCTAGACTTTGCTTTCCTTGTTTTAGCTTGATAGGGAAACTAAAGGTCAATGTATCGGGATCATAAGAAACCTCTTGTTTGTTGATTGTAAAATGATCGACCTTTTCACGCAAACGACCTTTTATTGTATAAGTTTCTGCCGCTGAATCATAATCAGGGTTGCCCACACCAACGATAGTGATATTACTTATATTAATATTTTCTAATACAAGAATCTCTCTTTGCTGGTAGCTTGAGGTTGTAATAATTCGTTCTTCTACGGTTTGATTCCCATACTCATCTGTCGCATAAATCGAAATTAAATTTTGACCATGAACCAATTCTATATCTGTTTTAAAGTGACCATCTGCTTGAATTAGAGATGTCAAATCAACTTTTTGACTGCTACTTGTTTGCTCTATTTCTAGTTTTTTCGTTGTTTTACCTGTTGTTCCATTCAAGGTATATATCGATTGATTCGTTATACTATTTTCTTCTATGGGATCCGTAATGGATAACTCAGGCAATTTGCTATATACAGTGATTGGAACTTCTTTAATAATAGTTTGACCCTCACTATCCGTAGAAAAGACAATCGTTTTAGTGTCATTTGTCACAGGAACAACTACTTCAAATAACTGTTCATTTTTTGTCGCTTTAACTCCGTTAACGAATAATTCCTGAGGATATGAACCATTGATCAACAAGGTTTGATTCGTGATTGAAAAATTAGCGGTATTGCTTGTAATCACTTGATCTTCAAATAGATTGAAAAGGACTAACCCAGCCTTTGTCCCTTGTTGTATCAACTGATTTCGATAAGCATAATTTCCTGCATAATCCGTAATCAGCAGTTCGACTTGATTCTGACCTTCGCTCGGTTGCTGAGATGCGACTAGCGGAATCGAAATAGGTCCTGATGTTTGATTGCTAAGATCATACGTTTCGATTCTTCCGTTAACAGAAACAGTGACTGCTCTTAAATCTACACCACTTAATTCATCTGTCAGATTTACATTTAATTTTGCTGTTGGATTAGCATTATCGAAGGCTATTTGCTCAATCGTTGGTTCGACAGTATCGACTTTTATTGGCAGATACATTTCTTGAGGTTTCGCATCAACAATATCGGCCTTAGCGACTACTTTCATTTGATATTGTCCATCTGGTACGACTTCATTTTTTCCAGTTTTCAAATTAAATGTGGTGCCATCCCAATTAGCACTTGTAATCGTATGAGACGTAAAACGCCCCATGCTAGAATTAAATGTGTCTTTACGAATTCCTTTTTCCTCAGCCAAACGTCGAATTACTTTTTTATCGGCATCTACAATTTCATACGTAACACTTTTAGCATTTCGTAAAAAGTTTAAGGTTGGTTTTGCTTCATCTTTACGACCATCTTTATTAGGAGAAATAGCAACTAAATCAGGATTAATCGTATTATTTTTCAAACCTAAGAAAGTATTGTTCTTATCTGTAAAAAAACCAAATCCTTGAATTGACGCTGCGTCATAGATTGGTGCATCAATCACAGATGCTAAACTATAATCCCCATAAAATCCAACAAATGGCATGGTTAAATCTGGTTGAGTATCACTTGTAAATCCGATGTAGCCTTCTACAAATTGTTGTTTCGACAACGAATTGGGTAAGCTTAATTTGAGCTGAATCGTTTGTGTTTGACCTGGTTGTATCGTTACTTTATTCTGACTCGCTAGCATTTTCGCATCTTTTATTTTGGTTTCATAGACCTCAGCAGTACTGGTTTGTGCTTCTGTATAAACACCGCCAAAGTCCGTAAATTGGTATGTGGCTTCTTTATTTCCATTATTTTTCAGTTTAACAGAAATCGTGGTTTCCTGACCAACTTGTTTTAGTGCCAGTGCACCATCACCATCAACTGCATCAGTCAAGGACGTCGTATTTTCGATTGCTTTGTCCACTTTTATTTGCCCAGCACCTTGGCGACGTGGTGAAATAATCACTTCATTATGATTTTTATCCAACATTGGTAATGCAGTATTCATCACAGATAATTTTGCAAAACGGGTTAAATCTGTTCCAGACAGCGAGGTTTTTCCATTTTTCAAGGCCTGATAAATAAGTGCTTGGGAACCAGCAACAAATGGAGCAGACATTGACGTTCCACTCATCGTTTTATATTGATTGTTATTAACTGTCGAGTAAATATTCCCTCCAGGAGCTGATATTTCCGGCTTAAATTCTAAATTGGGTGTTAATCCCCATGAAGAAAAATCAGACATTTTACCTGTTTTGGGATTTGCAAATTGAAACTCACCGCTATCAAAACTAAATCGTTGATTCTTATTATCTTTCGCTAGTTTAACAAGTGCTTCCCCATCTTCTTTTGTTAAACTTAAAGTTAAATAGTTAAGATCCTCGATTTGCATTCCCATAGGAGGACTATTTGAAACGTTGTTATAAATAAATGCAGCAATTGCTCCATGTTCCTTGGCATTACGTTGTTTTTCTGAAAAATTGATTGTCCCACGTTGAATTAATGCTATTTTTCCTTGAACATCTTTCGATCGATAGTCACTTTCTGCTCCGATTCCAACATCGATTAAGTCGGTTGTTTGTTTTAGTAGGTCTGTACTTTCAGTTGTTGGATTAGAAAAGACGATTGCACCAGAAGGTGATGTTGAGGTCTCCATGTGATAGGGCTGCTTCGTCCCGTTTGTATCAACTAGTTGAACCAGCAAGCCACCACTTGTAATATACGTATTTTCTGCAGAAGCAACAGTTAAAGCTTCTTTCGTAACACCTGGTGAACCAAGTGTTCCTGTGTCTATTGTTCCTAATTTATTTTGTGGATCAACATTCGTATTGTCCGTAGTACTAATACTACTATTCCCTGCCGAAATCACAGACAACACACCTGCTTCAGCAGCCTGTCGTATGACTAATTGTTCTGGAGAATCTGGGTCCACGGCACCTGAAACAGAACCTAAACTCATGTTTAAGACATCAGCTCCTAGTTTTACTGAATCCTCAATCGCCGCAATTACATCATCGTCTAAGGCTGTTGCAACCCTCGTATTATTTGGAAAGACTTTCATTGCAAGTATTTGTGCTTCTGGTGCAACACCTAATACTGCTTTAGCAGGATCCTCTCCAATACCATTTGCGGCAACAATCCCTGCAACGTGCATCCCATGCATGCCCGTTCCAGGATTTGTATCAATAATATCCTCATTATTATCGGCATAATTGTGACCATAAGGAACTTTTCTAGTAAAGGCTTGTCCATACCCCAAATTTTTTGCGCTTTGTCCTCCTACTTGTAGGGAAATTTTTTCTTTAGTTTCTTCGGATAAACGTAAGTCTTTATGTGTAGGATCAACGCCTGAGTCAATGATAGAGATAACCATTCCTTCCCCTTTTAATTTGTAGTTTTCCCATACTTGCTGAACGTTTGCCAGCTGATTTGAATCGATTGAGGTTGGATGATAGACCTTTGCAGCCGAAACAGAGGCAACTCCATGAATAGATTTTATCGTATCAACATCTTTATATTTCGCATCAATTGAAAAACCATTGATCAAGTAACCAAAAGCTCGATCACTTTTATTCCCCGTTAAAGCTTCGATTTTCTTTTTTACTGTCGATTGATTTTCAATAACATCCTCTGTCGCTTGTTCAATTGATTGAACGGACGCTTTGCTTCCTGTGGGATCAGGTAGTTCTTCAACTGCCGCAGCTTTTTCAAGTTGCACAATTAACCGAATTTCTTGATTTCCGTCAAAAGTATTTTCTTCAAATCCAGTTGTGTCAAATCCTCTACTTGTTAATTGGGCTTTGACATTCTCTTCAAACGCTTTTTTACTTAGATCATTTACAGTCGCTTCACTTTTTTTATGAGCCTCTATTAACTTATCATAACCAATATTTTGCTGTGCAGGTGTATCTTTATCAGCAAAAGCAATTGTTCCATAGATATTCAGCCCGATAGATAATAATAAAATAGTTAGTAAAAACAGGCTACTACTTTTCCTTTTTCTAACATAACCAAACTTCATCATTCCTAACCCCTCCTTTTTCATCATTTTCAAATAATAATACAATTCAATTCTAATTCAAATGTCATTTATTTTCAACTTTATAAAGACTTTTTTTATAAAAACTTGAAACTTCATTTTATTCAGCAGTTTTTAGGAGAAATAAAAAAGACATTCGTAACGAACTATTATTGCTTACAACGTAACATAGACCATCCGAGAAAATCCCCACTTTTTTCTACATCATTCTAGAAATTGAATAAGGTTTACTGCTACATCGCTTGGAGAAAATGGTGTTCTTTCATCTTTATTATTTTTAACTTCTTCCTCAAGTATCACTATTTCACCTATGTCAGTGATCCCTTGAAATATAAATGAGATTGTATCATTCGATTGTGCTGAGTAGGAAGTATCCACACCACAAGAAAAGTATATATAGTTCTTACTCATCGCTTTTTGTTCAGTAATCACATTATTTTTGTACTCAAAGTTGGAGAACACCAGACCTTCAGCTCGACCTCTGATACCGAGAATTTTATTTTTGTATAATTTCGTTCCCGTTGGTACAGCAGATATTATCTTCTGCTTCTTTCTTTCAGTTAAGCCGTCATTATGGGAAAAACCAAAAAACCAGTGAACCCATCCTTCTTTAGGTGACTGATTCAACTGATCATTAATCTCTCTAGGTGCATCCGTTTCATATTCAGGTAATGGCCTGGCATGATTAATGTACTCATGGTAAATGGGTAGCTCTGGATCATCAGGATTTAAAGTTGCCATCACATAATCAGCACACATAAATATTTCTCGGACATACTCCATATCAGCAATGTTTATTTCATCAATGTACAAACAACCATATTGACCACCAAGAACCTTTTTCCAACGAGCTTTGTTATCGTAACCAAGCACATATATTATTTTTTCTCCGTTAGAGGTTTGATATTTCAGGTGAGGCAAGCTGTGATCCTTATTCCCTTTAGAGTGGTAGGTGACTAAGCTTCCAAAAATATCAATAATTCTTAATTCGGATTGAATAATATTTTTTTCGATTGTTCCCAAATCTAAGCCGCTAATGATGTGCAGTTTCCTATTTGATTCAGCAACCTTAAAAAGAAATTTAACAGCCCCTACAGTTGTTTTGCCTGCTGCTGTGGTTCCCTCAAGAAACTCAACGTCTGTGTCATATTTAAGAAATCTTTTGTACTTAGGTGACAGAATCAACTCAGTCATCTTCATCACCTAATTGTTGTAAAATACTATCGAGCTTATCTGTTCTGATGGTTGCATCAATCTCTTGTCTATCGGTGAACAGCGCATGACGCTTACCCAATAGTTCTGCAGCTTTGATCCGGTCTTTAGCAGATAGCTCCTTACGTTCTCGAGCCACATCTCCCACGCCGTCTCCTGCGCCAACAACCATCAAGACCTCTTCATCAATTTGGCCATTCATAGCTTGAGAAAGGAATTCCTCAACATCTTTTGCTGTAGCGATGTTTTCATCTTGAATTTTTTCACGTTCTTCTTTAATAGCGTTTTTAATGTCAACATTTGTCAACAGACGCTGTCCTTGAGAACGTGCTGTCTTTTCTGAATATCCTGCTCTGATTGCAGCTTGTGTAGCATTAAAGTCGATTAAATATTGTGTTACAAATATTTTTTGCCGATTATTCATTCCTTTTGCTGTCATGTTGTTCACCTCCTTCTCTTTAAACTAAAACAACCGCCACGAATGACGGTTTATGTAATATAAAAAGCCACCGCGTATGCGATGACTAAAAATTGGAAATCTCTTACTAAAAGCGAGTAGCTGTTTATTTTGAATTTTTATATGACGGAAAAACATTAATGAGCTTTTCATATTCCGTACCATTAATGACTTCATCAATTGGTTGAATTTTCCCTTGTGATTCCATCAATTTTAGTTTGTTATAAATGATATTATAATCCCCTGTATTTCCACCTACAATAAATCGTCCATTGTAAAGATAACCTTTAGTTCCTTTGTATACCCCATCTACAACTGTTAATTTCATCATTTCTTTTTCCTCCTCTGTATTTAGTTTATTTTCCTCATTCTCACTTATTTGCGTATTAAATAAATTAATTTCTTCTTGACGACGACGTCTTAAGCCTTCCTCAAATTGTGATCCTTTATTAATGTAATTAGCGAATGACTCCGTAATGTAACTATTAGAAGCATTTTTATCCCAATTATCTCTTTTAAAGACCCCTGTACCGCAATTATAGGTAAAGCTCACCATTGCATCAAATTGATTTTGATTAAAAGAACGAGTAAAATAGTTGTTTACTGCATTTACATAACCCGATATATCCTTTCTGAATTGATCATCCGCTTGAGCTTGAGACCACGTTGTTACTCCAGCGACTAAATTTGTTTGCCCTTTTGGTTCTGCATGTCCCCAACCAATAGTAATCATTCCATCACCAAGATCATATGCTGTAAGGATACAATTTTCAAATTTCTTGATTAATGCTTCCCCATTAGAACTTAAAGTAGTCG
The DNA window shown above is from Enterococcus sp. 12C11_DIV0727 and carries:
- a CDS encoding terminase large subunit domain-containing protein, which gives rise to MTELILSPKYKRFLKYDTDVEFLEGTTAAGKTTVGAVKFLFKVAESNRKLHIISGLDLGTIEKNIIQSELRIIDIFGSLVTYHSKGNKDHSLPHLKYQTSNGEKIIYVLGYDNKARWKKVLGGQYGCLYIDEINIADMEYVREIFMCADYVMATLNPDDPELPIYHEYINHARPLPEYETDAPREINDQLNQSPKEGWVHWFFGFSHNDGLTERKKQKIISAVPTGTKLYKNKILGIRGRAEGLVFSNFEYKNNVITEQKAMSKNYIYFSCGVDTSYSAQSNDTISFIFQGITDIGEIVILEEEVKNNKDERTPFSPSDVAVNLIQFLE
- a CDS encoding terminase small subunit; this translates as MTAKGMNNRQKIFVTQYLIDFNATQAAIRAGYSEKTARSQGQRLLTNVDIKNAIKEEREKIQDENIATAKDVEEFLSQAMNGQIDEEVLMVVGAGDGVGDVARERKELSAKDRIKAAELLGKRHALFTDRQEIDATIRTDKLDSILQQLGDEDD
- a CDS encoding lysozyme; this encodes MAKTIGEVRNFLDSLVGKVTVDKSDSGLSGQCVSLIKNLLEFVGAPNPYAARGNAKDIPNTYVSQGIAKVGTGTLNIAVSRNGGGGYGHVWVKIGSDSWQANWNGFAVKKNVGEVPITDILNLDQWISSSNTSTPDEKATTLSSNGEALIKKFENCILTAYDLGDGMITIGWGHAEPKGQTNLVAGVTTWSQAQADDQFRKDISGYVNAVNNYFTRSFNQNQFDAMVSFTYNCGTGVFKRDNWDKNASNSYITESFANYINKGSQFEEGLRRRRQEEINLFNTQISENEENKLNTEEEKEMMKLTVVDGVYKGTKGYLYNGRFIVGGNTGDYNIIYNKLKLMESQGKIQPIDEVINGTEYEKLINVFPSYKNSK
- a CDS encoding S8 family serine peptidase codes for the protein MMKFGYVRKRKSSSLFLLTILLLSIGLNIYGTIAFADKDTPAQQNIGYDKLIEAHKKSEATVNDLSKKAFEENVKAQLTSRGFDTTGFEENTFDGNQEIRLIVQLEKAAAVEELPDPTGSKASVQSIEQATEDVIENQSTVKKKIEALTGNKSDRAFGYLINGFSIDAKYKDVDTIKSIHGVASVSAAKVYHPTSIDSNQLANVQQVWENYKLKGEGMVISIIDSGVDPTHKDLRLSEETKEKISLQVGGQSAKNLGYGQAFTRKVPYGHNYADNNEDIIDTNPGTGMHGMHVAGIVAANGIGEDPAKAVLGVAPEAQILAMKVFPNNTRVATALDDDVIAAIEDSVKLGADVLNMSLGSVSGAVDPDSPEQLVIRQAAEAGVLSVISAGNSSISTTDNTNVDPQNKLGTIDTGTLGSPGVTKEALTVASAENTYITSGGLLVQLVDTNGTKQPYHMETSTSPSGAIVFSNPTTESTDLLKQTTDLIDVGIGAESDYRSKDVQGKIALIQRGTINFSEKQRNAKEHGAIAAFIYNNVSNSPPMGMQIEDLNYLTLSLTKEDGEALVKLAKDNKNQRFSFDSGEFQFANPKTGKMSDFSSWGLTPNLEFKPEISAPGGNIYSTVNNNQYKTMSGTSMSAPFVAGSQALIYQALKNGKTSLSGTDLTRFAKLSVMNTALPMLDKNHNEVIISPRRQGAGQIKVDKAIENTTSLTDAVDGDGALALKQVGQETTISVKLKNNGNKEATYQFTDFGGVYTEAQTSTAEVYETKIKDAKMLASQNKVTIQPGQTQTIQLKLSLPNSLSKQQFVEGYIGFTSDTQPDLTMPFVGFYGDYSLASVIDAPIYDAASIQGFGFFTDKNNTFLGLKNNTINPDLVAISPNKDGRKDEAKPTLNFLRNAKSVTYEIVDADKKVIRRLAEEKGIRKDTFNSSMGRFTSHTITSANWDGTTFNLKTGKNEVVPDGQYQMKVVAKADIVDAKPQEMYLPIKVDTVEPTIEQIAFDNANPTAKLNVNLTDELSGVDLRAVTVSVNGRIETYDLSNQTSGPISIPLVASQQPSEGQNQVELLITDYAGNYAYRNQLIQQGTKAGLVLFNLFEDQVITSNTANFSITNQTLLINGSYPQELFVNGVKATKNEQLFEVVVPVTNDTKTIVFSTDSEGQTIIKEVPITVYSKLPELSITDPIEENSITNQSIYTLNGTTGKTTKKLEIEQTSSSQKVDLTSLIQADGHFKTDIELVHGQNLISIYATDEYGNQTVEERIITTSSYQQREILVLENINISNITIVGVGNPDYDSAAETYTIKGRLREKVDHFTINKQEVSYDPDTLTFSFPIKLKQGKQSLAFYVQSDQKNNGNPFVNEGYYVVVDTVLPTLQMDNLTIDEKGNYSVYTNENPFHLKGSISDNFSGYKLFVNNENIYSDVNYNTFDEKFFEGKPAAAFDYEVPVTEGENHLQVGLTDSIGNTTSKAVSVFYSNQAPKVPIVTANNQTVTNQSVKLKATAEPKTTIYYSFDTERYERYTDEIAVVTNQKVYFYAVDQYGNKSDITTYEVNNIQSSIAAKPIITINAKTRSQNATLPVQVTITYDKELTEEQNRYTHLRYSLDKGVSYQSYTVPFEQAKATEIWAQSYDDAGNESEIVKAVISFPKPEEPTDSTENTQPDKSSTETSGSTKQSDGSNSSEQLQQTGTSSGNPSAVQGGINSSVKSYGITDQTKKERSTYPKTGEAQKNAIRLIGFALVLLVCGYYFRRKLKNNKIY
- a CDS encoding YrdB family protein, which translates into the protein MYLIKYTNIAIAFLIEVAAIFILGYWGFTLQSSKIIRVTVVLLAPILMIIIWSIWCAPSSNYRLEGLWLVILKCLLFGIVACCLFTMKQSSIAIIFVTIVAINLGLSSYFGTL
- a CDS encoding winged helix-turn-helix transcriptional regulator, whose product is MKSEKENRCTVEDYGFKNIEKLLTMIGGKWKIQIIYHLSGNPNIRYGQLKRKIPEVSHKTLSAQLKHLEKDRLISRIEYNENVPRVEYLLTGLGRSLLPVYEVFGNWCEENRDVFEIIRK